One window of Deltaproteobacteria bacterium genomic DNA carries:
- a CDS encoding CoA transferase, which yields MDLKKISAFIREQRKQAESSNLPLKDVRVVDLGAVVAAPYAATLLGDFGAEVIKIEPPGVPDAIRFWAMVEEKIQPFWLVASRNKLPITLNLKHPQGQKIFTRLVEGADVLFENMRPGTLDRLGFSAEKLWQSNKGLVIGRISGYGQTGPYAFKPGFGTLAEAMSGFTYKNAQPGGPPTNPPLALADMIAGTHLALGTMIALRDQKRGEKGGQEIDLSLYEPLFSFMGADFLIYALTGEIPGPMGNEANFTAPRNSFQTKEGKWVALSASAQAPFERMMDLVGHPELKTAQGFRNNQERIQKESRKVLNRVIGEWIKSRTLKEVVDECERGGVTIGPVYNMQDIANDPHVRERGSLAAVFDPDSERTLSFPEIPIRLLQTPGKIRFPGLPMGAANEVIYQDLLGYSPSEVLQMKTEGVI from the coding sequence ATGGATCTTAAAAAAATTAGTGCTTTTATTCGGGAACAACGGAAGCAAGCGGAGAGTTCCAATTTGCCCCTGAAAGACGTTCGAGTGGTCGATTTGGGAGCAGTGGTCGCTGCCCCTTATGCCGCTACTCTTCTGGGGGATTTCGGCGCCGAGGTGATCAAAATCGAACCTCCGGGCGTTCCCGATGCCATCCGTTTTTGGGCCATGGTGGAAGAAAAAATCCAGCCCTTTTGGCTGGTGGCCTCGAGGAATAAGCTGCCCATCACCCTCAATTTGAAGCACCCCCAAGGGCAAAAAATCTTCACCCGGCTGGTGGAGGGAGCGGATGTTTTATTCGAGAATATGCGCCCAGGCACCCTGGATCGGCTGGGATTTTCTGCAGAAAAGCTCTGGCAGAGCAACAAAGGGTTGGTTATCGGCCGAATCTCCGGCTATGGCCAAACCGGGCCGTATGCCTTTAAACCTGGTTTTGGCACCCTGGCAGAAGCGATGAGTGGCTTCACTTACAAGAATGCCCAACCCGGGGGTCCTCCGACCAACCCTCCTCTGGCCTTGGCGGATATGATCGCCGGGACTCATCTTGCCTTGGGAACAATGATCGCCCTGCGGGACCAGAAACGGGGAGAGAAAGGCGGCCAAGAGATAGACCTTTCTTTGTACGAACCCCTCTTCAGTTTCATGGGGGCAGATTTTCTGATTTACGCCCTGACCGGAGAGATTCCCGGACCCATGGGTAACGAAGCAAATTTCACGGCCCCGAGGAACAGCTTTCAGACCAAAGAAGGAAAGTGGGTCGCTCTTTCAGCAAGCGCTCAGGCTCCTTTTGAGCGGATGATGGACCTGGTGGGCCACCCAGAATTGAAGACAGCGCAAGGGTTCAGGAATAACCAGGAGCGGATTCAAAAAGAAAGTCGTAAGGTTCTCAACCGGGTAATCGGAGAGTGGATCAAGAGCCGAACCTTAAAAGAGGTGGTGGATGAATGCGAAAGAGGGGGTGTTACCATAGGACCGGTCTATAACATGCAGGATATTGCCAATGACCCTCACGTTAGAGAAAGGGGTAGCCTGGCGGCAGTTTTTGATCCAGATTCTGAGCGGACCTTGTCGTTTCCTGAAATTCCCATCCGTTTATTGCAAACTCCGGGGAAAATTCGCTTTCCCGGACTTCCCATGGGCGCGGCCAACGAAGTGATTTACCAGGATCTTCTGGGCTATTCGCCCTCAGAGGTACTCCAGATGAAAACGGAAGGGGTGATATGA